Below is a genomic region from Verrucomicrobiota bacterium JB022.
GTCGAGCCCGTCAGGAAAAACGAATCCTTCTTGATCAGGGTGCGGCTCCAGGCGCCGTCGCCTTCGCGGTCTTCCACTTCCACCTCTCCGGATATCGTCCACTGCAAAAGCGGCTCGCTCAGGCCGGGTGAGGTGGTGGTACCTTTGGCTGGGGCGGAGTAGACGGCCGCGCGGAGTTCGCGCCATGCTGGCCCTTGGGCAGTCGCGATGCGCTTGCCGGGGATGTAGGAATCAAATTCATCAGCGGATGTGACCTCTGGAACCAGCATGCTGGGAATGATGGGGGCGATCTGGCGGCATGGCAATGCTATCGCATCTCCAATCCCCCGCCCCTGCCCGCCCGCGACAAGCGGCCGCAGGTGCCCCCCTCGGGGCCAAAGTGTGTTTTGCGCAACCTCAGAACAGGTCCGGCAACAGGATGTTAGACGAGCGGCGCAGATCGGAGTATCATCCAGCCATGTCGATGGGCACCTCCGGCAATCTGGACGTTTTCCCCACCCCGGGGACCGACCGGCCTGGCCGAGAAAGCCGATCGTTTTGGCGCGCCACTTGCGCCCCAGGTTTATCTCCTCCTCCCCCGACCGGCCTCCTTGCAGGGCGAAAGGTCACCGACGTCAACTCAACGCACACCGACATGAATCGCACCCTACGCACCTTCATCCAAGCGACGACGATAACTGGACTCACCTTGCCTGCCATTCTTCAGGCCCAGGCGACGAACGCATCTCACCCCGAAAAAGAATCGACCATGAAAATCACACGAAACGGCGCACAAGAATCGGCCAAAGGCCCCGCTGACTGGTTTACCGGCAATGTCCGGATCGACCCGCTTTTCAGCCCCAACGATCCGGCCCGAACCGGCGCAGCCACGGTGACGTTCGAGCCCGGGGCCCGCACGGCCTGGCACACGCACCCGCTGGGCCAGACCTTGATCATCACCTCCGGCGTGGGCTGGGTCCAGACCGAGGGTGGCCCGATCGAGGAAGTGCGCCCGGGCGATGTGGTGT
It encodes:
- a CDS encoding cupin domain-containing protein, with the protein product MKITRNGAQESAKGPADWFTGNVRIDPLFSPNDPARTGAATVTFEPGARTAWHTHPLGQTLIITSGVGWVQTEGGPIEEVRPGDVVWFPPHTKHWHGASPKKAMTHIAIQEYQDGSPVTWMEKVTDSQYQK